The Miscanthus floridulus cultivar M001 chromosome 17, ASM1932011v1, whole genome shotgun sequence genome has a window encoding:
- the LOC136516026 gene encoding glycine-rich cell wall structural protein 1.0-like, whose translation MHYGIREHRPPPPPAGHHHRLPPPSASGPGGAGGAKEGSLARQPTFEQGPTEPTSAESAAGSGAVEAAAGGDRVDGGGGDASTPVRAYGGREREGLVVDLGRGEREGEEGADSGSGGRTTANPAAMGVDPDTTVADPPTSGRSGHHGRGFGHHAHRRRRWGRRARRPPGLRRPPGLRRRWWSSSGEEGTPAAFGAARGRSERRWSTSGEKGALAAGGAEEGGAGAGKRRREAGRCGGGRCGCRKKEEGGAVRRRKEREERCGGGRRRECGGGGGRCGAEEEG comes from the exons ATGCACTACGGGATacgggag cacaggccaccaccaccaccggccggccaccaccaccggctGCCACCACCATCGGCATCCGGCCCCGGCGGAGCAGGGGGGGCCAAGGAGGGCTCGCTGGCTAGGCAGCCGACGTTCGAGCAGGGGCCCACGGAGCCTACCTCGGCGGAGTCAGCGGCAGGATCTGGTGCTGTTGAGGCAGCCGCCGGCGGCGATCGCGTAGACGGCGGTGGTGGCGACGCATCGACGCCCGTGCGAGCCTACGGAGGTCGGGAAAGGGAAGGGCTGGTGGTGGATCTAGGGAGGGGAGAGAGGGAAGGCGAGGAGGGGGCGGACTCCGGTAGCGGTGGCCGCACAACGGCAAATCCGGCCGCCATGGGTGTGGATCCGGACACCACGGTCGCGGATCCACCCACCAGCGGCAGATCCGGCCACCACGGTCGTGGATTTGGCCACCATGCTCATCGGAGAAGGAGATGGGGGAGGAGGGCGCGCCGGCCGCCGGGGTTGCGCCGGCCGCCGGGGTTGCGCCGTCGCTGGTGGAGCAGCTCAGGGGAGGAGGGCACGCCGGCCGCCTTTGGAGCAGCTCGGGGGAGGAGTGAGCGCCGATGGAGCACGTCGGGGGAGAAGGGCGCTCTGGCCGCCGGGGGAGCGGAGGAGGGAGGTGCAGGTGCGGGAAAAAGGAGGAGGGAGGCAGGGCGGTGCGGAGGAGGGAGGTGCGGATGCAGGAAAAAGGAGGAAGGAGGTGCGGtgcggaggaggaaggagagggaggagcggtgcggaggaggaaggaggagggagtgtggaggaggaggagggaggtgcgGTGCGGAGGAGGAAGGATGA